One Balneola sp. DNA window includes the following coding sequences:
- a CDS encoding YebC/PmpR family DNA-binding transcriptional regulator, with the protein MAGHSKWANIRHKKAKEDAKRSKVFTKHIKEITVAAREGGGDVDGNPRLSLAIDNAKADNVPKDNIERAIKRGTGEDSDGASYEEATFEGYGPGGIAYFIEVTTDNNNRTVSDIRHIFTKHGGNMGTTGSVGYMFEQKGMIQVPSGHLDDEEFMLEAIDAGATDVDTDDEMFVVYTTREELFDVRNRLEEANYEIENATLIREAVTETKVDEDTAISNLKMMDKFEENDDVNNVFTNMLMDEETVALAENL; encoded by the coding sequence ATGGCAGGACATTCGAAATGGGCGAACATTCGCCACAAAAAAGCTAAAGAGGACGCAAAGCGTTCTAAAGTCTTTACAAAACATATTAAAGAAATCACGGTTGCAGCACGGGAAGGCGGCGGTGATGTCGATGGGAATCCGCGTTTATCACTGGCTATAGATAATGCCAAAGCAGATAACGTGCCTAAGGATAATATTGAGCGAGCCATCAAACGTGGCACCGGTGAAGACTCAGACGGTGCCAGTTATGAAGAGGCAACGTTTGAGGGATATGGTCCGGGTGGAATCGCCTATTTTATTGAAGTGACTACCGACAATAACAATCGAACGGTAAGTGACATCCGTCATATTTTTACCAAACATGGAGGTAATATGGGCACAACCGGATCCGTTGGTTACATGTTTGAGCAAAAGGGCATGATTCAGGTACCATCAGGTCACTTGGATGACGAAGAGTTTATGCTTGAAGCTATTGATGCCGGAGCAACAGATGTAGATACTGATGATGAAATGTTTGTCGTTTATACTACTCGTGAAGAACTTTTTGATGTGCGAAATCGTCTCGAAGAAGCCAATTATGAAATTGAAAATGCAACATTGATTCGGGAAGCCGTAACCGAAACTAAAGTTGATGAAGATACGGCCATTTCAAACCTGAAGATGATGGATAAGTTTGAAGAGAATGATGATGTCAACAATGTGTTTACTAACATGCTGATGGACGAAGAAACCGTAGCCTTAGCTGAAAACCTATAA